The Candidatus Nitrosotenuis cloacae genome segment ATTATTATAGCCAACCATTTCACTTCCTTTATGCACGTAGAGTACGAGGAATTTGACTCGGTTCAGGACATATTTTCCTACATGGCGTCCGTAATGCCGCCAATGAAGAATGCGATGCCGATCAACTACTACAAGGGATACGTCTTTGCATTCATCCCGCTGACTCACAGCAACGACAACGTGTACCTGATGATATACACAAAAGGCACACTTGACGGAAGGATCCTAGAGTTTGACATCAGCGCAAACACGTACAGAAAGGTCAACGCCATAGAGCGAGCAGACAAGACCTACTTTATTGTCATAACGCCAAAGAGAAACACGATTGCAGACGAAGCAATAAAGAAACTCTGATTATTTTTAAAAAATATCTTATCTGGTATAGGTGGGTGCCGCAATAGATCTGCTTCTTGCGTACTTTTCGACGATGTCCTCTGGAAGCTTTCCATTGAAGAGGTCCTTGCAGAGTCCCCTGAGGTACCTCATGATTGCCCATGTTCCGGCCTTGATCAATCCGTACATGAAGACCTTCATTGGAGGTCCGTACGTCTTGTTTCGCAGTATGATTGGCACTATGTCGTTTATGACCCTGAGGTTGTTCTCCCAGCATCTCCAAAACAGCGTAAACTGCGCCTCGTTTAGGTTGCCAAAGTGCATAGAGTTCTTTTCAGAAAAGTCCTGATACAGCAAAGGTGCCACAAGGCCCCTAAAGCCTGTCTTTCTAAAGTCCTCGATTAGGTCTATGGTGTACTGAGTCTCGTCCGGCGTCTCGTCTGGCCATCCTATGATGAGCGTTGCTGCCGGGAACCAGTGGTTCTCGTTCATGACGCGTGCGCCCTCTCGGACGACCCATCCCCATTCGTCAGTTGAGAACGGCTTTGTCTTGACTCCAAGGTGCTTTTTGACCATCCTTGGCGCAACCGTCTCTATTCCGAGATTGGTTGCAAGCCATCTGCCGTTTGTGTGCATCTCGTTGATCTCTGACATTTGTTTTAGTAGTAATGGGTCTGCTGCGACTGCGGAGAATGTCATGTGTGTGGTTCCAACAAAGTTTGCGCCCATCGACTTTAGTCCGCGCCACAGCTCGGTGATTGCGTCGCGGTTTGGCTGAAAGTCCTTGCTGTCGCATCCGTACAGCAGCATCTCATCTGAGTGCAGCCAAATGGAGTCAAATCCATAGTCGAGGTTTATCTTTGCCTCGTGCTGGAGCCTCTCGATTGGCAGGTCCTTCTTTGATCTCTTGTTTACGTCGCAAAAGTCGCATCCTCTTCCGCATCCGCGCATCGCCTCGATTAGCGAGTTTACAGTCGGGCCCTCGATTACCGGTATGTTCTGTATGTTCTTGACAAAGCAGTGCATCAGCTCTGGCGCGTCTCCGCCCTCGAGATCCTTGAACAAGTCAAGCGCAAGCTCGTCTGCCTCGCCTACTACAACCGTGTCAATTCCATGAATCTTCATTCTGTCCGACTTGGCAAGCTCCCACGCGCCGTTACCGCCTACTACTACCTTGAAATCGTATTTCTTTTTTAGCTGAATG includes the following:
- a CDS encoding radical SAM protein, whose product is MTNYRGNFLYGFIACGPYELLPEWVFDKVFCPAVETDPNTGEAKVAQVGLRRVESALLQGYKREEVFVANPDYLQKAIGPDTKVVGINVMDPLGMAPVTTTMSPEKLSYVAMKFKRMCADIIQLKKKYDFKVVVGGNGAWELAKSDRMKIHGIDTVVVGEADELALDLFKDLEGGDAPELMHCFVKNIQNIPVIEGPTVNSLIEAMRGCGRGCDFCDVNKRSKKDLPIERLQHEAKINLDYGFDSIWLHSDEMLLYGCDSKDFQPNRDAITELWRGLKSMGANFVGTTHMTFSAVAADPLLLKQMSEINEMHTNGRWLATNLGIETVAPRMVKKHLGVKTKPFSTDEWGWVVREGARVMNENHWFPAATLIIGWPDETPDETQYTIDLIEDFRKTGFRGLVAPLLYQDFSEKNSMHFGNLNEAQFTLFWRCWENNLRVINDIVPIILRNKTYGPPMKVFMYGLIKAGTWAIMRYLRGLCKDLFNGKLPEDIVEKYARSRSIAAPTYTR